In one Culex quinquefasciatus strain JHB chromosome 2, VPISU_Cqui_1.0_pri_paternal, whole genome shotgun sequence genomic region, the following are encoded:
- the LOC6034881 gene encoding signal-induced proliferation-associated 1-like protein 2 isoform X3, with product MIGLQAELGGPPPQLMTMGGPPGGGPNGPGSLLPPGATHHHPGPPPHLHPPGSQQQQQQQQQQMNGGRSGGTARERAMHAVEYYNSNVLRARVGAGLAGPRNSVHERYPYIQRHLGMNVGGGGGKLAPQNSENLYRSNSSLELIHDHSGNHDGLHPGPGTNLRREYGSHGSIDVISSDRHHVGQSTGESFLAMLQEYRPAVFGMEHGHPGHHGHHEGRNGGMISSGEDSLDRGNASPKLRMKFNRLWSSSAGQGAKAGRGQTQSASLDEASLNPNISVLSNVSATSTTTTTVSSADIEERQRRRAFAHFDCQSLTANLGYAAKLRGLLLARRRNTTTGASAAATYGTRSSTPDGDSIDEDYGDGQGNELLESCPFFRNEIGGEEEREVSLTRMQNPLPPGQQRRAIHRPVLAYGVSLLECGLNETLWKASTCPYQRGPRPIEQIDNGALYYRQCFFGQEHQNWFGMDEQLGPIAVSIKKEKLPPSATPAITIHGADVSPATGQTQQHLYRLIVRTSELLTLRGSVIEDSIPNPRGPGKHISTKEILEYVAPEVQISCLRLGVNTPQCEQQLLKLDEQGLTNKYKVGILYCRAGQSSEEDMYNNEEAGPAFNEFLDTIGKRVRLKGFEHYKAGLDNKTDSTGTHSLYANYQDCEIMFHVSTMLPFTPNNRQQLLRKRHIGNDIVTIVFQEPGALPFTPKNIRSQFQHVFLIVRAVNPCTEHTQYRVAVSRSKEVPVFGPPVRPGAHYAKGKHFADFLLSKVINAENAAHRSEKFATMATRTRQEYLKDLTSNYTTATLVDTGQKFSIFPSKKRERSKPRFSGDLTQRGAFCWQVVLHDSGQSTQVDCFLGISAETFVLIEECSRQIIFVTPCKAILGWSTSQNSLRVYHHQGECVTLNMRDSGDRDEQLEVIERLRAVTNGCGALELSLRRNPMGQLGFHVQPDGVVTQVEISGQAWTAGLRQGYRLVEICKVAVATLSHDQMVDLLKTSAQVTVTVIESFADFSPRRGCSLQNCRFNSMNYENDYDTVPDRADKNGKKHLPSAQLQSANHRRRYERNFSPPRSSNSSGYGTGSSSRSFTALNGGQNGAAPPNDHRYVPDMGTLTSSSSGHSSNDERWYDVLDPPQDTPAPSMPPTQEPPSYHHPKLTASSNSLPLAGGTPRPLSLHTDPRNLPNGSNANANANIALLKRLIISENNGHENGSGEPLYSSSMKNLANHHQLSATEEEDLSRHNSPQLKRSATTTNIYGINGRKPAALTGGALSSSSTNSSRNNSPRPNAGVSDAKLRSKNPVPQRNSVNYTGSSLQEDLMKLINPDYIAAASDDNFNGGSLEKMQKGNPNSHSLGNISSLTAASGLKPIQQLTQKSRSREGINLGSSNNLKVAKQNGNGGGSEQESDVIFTTARPATVISSTTSNCSSPASELNNNSSSSNKLHINEDHLKMSPSRKQQMMVAAAAAGGILKNSLNGAGGSGGKIPLPDMKEMDWSSLVDTATKAMTQLTESASKSHPQGNVYYDDINQVLNGVVQQQQQQQQQQNSLQIPPLQNGSGTPVFSELSSTPSSVSPVSTGSGSTASNSNQQQSMMQNSHSLPELQCQVTQLSDRVLREQRRRRSLEHAVRRLTEENRRLQDESQAAVQQLRRFTEWFFQTIDRQS from the exons ATGATCGGACTACAGGCCGAGCTCGGGGGACCTCCGCCGCAGCTCATGACAATGGGCGGCCCACCCGGTGGAGGTCCCAATGGGCCGGGTAGCCTGTTGCCACCCGGAGCTACCCATCACCACCCTGGTCCCCCGCCGCATCTTCATCCACCAGGAtctcaacagcaacagcagcagcagcagcagcagatgaaTGGCGGCCGTTCCGGGGGAACTGCCCGCGAGCGGGCCATGCACGCCGTCGAGTACTACAACAGCAACGTGCTGCGGGCACGCGTTGGTGCGGGACTGGCCGGGCCGAGGAATTCGGTCCACGAACGGTATCCGTACATCCAACGGCACCTGGGGATGAACGTcggcggtggcggcggcaaGCTGGCTCCCCAGAATTCGGAGAATCTGTACCGGAGCAATTCGAGCTTGGAGCTGATACACGACCACAGTGGAAACCACGACGGGTTGCACCCGGGCCCGGGAACGAACTTGAGGCGCGAGTATGGTAGTCACGGTTCGATTGACGTGATCTCTTCCGATCGACATCACGTGGGTCAGAGTACTGGGGAGAGTTTTCTGGCTATGTTGCAGGAGTATCGACCGGCGGTGTTTGGGATGGAACATGGCCATCCTGGTCACCACGGACACCACGAGGGTCGTAACGGGGGTATGATCTCCTCTGGAGAGGATAGCTTAGATCGGGGCAACGCAAGCCCTAAACTGCGAATGAAGTTCAACCGGTTATGGTCTTCTTCGGCGGGTCAAGGCGCGAAAGCTGGACGGGGACAAACACAGAGTGCCTCGCTGGATGAAGCGTCCCTAAATCCGAACATTTCGGTCCTCTCGAACGTTAGTGCTACGTCGACCACGACAACGACGGTGTCCTCGGCGGATATTGAGGAGCGCCAGCGAAGGCGAGCGTTTGCCCACTTTGACTGTCAGTCGTTGACCGCCAACCTGGGGTACGCGGCGAAACTACGCGGGTTGCTGCTGGCACGGAGACGAAATACGACGACCGGTGCTTCGGCGGCTGCTACGTACGGGACGAGGTCATCCACGCCCGATGGGGACAGTATAGACGAAGATTACGGCGATGGGCAGGGGAACGAACTGCTGGAGAGTTGTCCATTCTTCAGGAACGAAATTGGCGGGGAAGAAGAGCGTGAGGTCAGCTTGACCCGCATGCAGAACCCACTTCCACCGGGTCAACAGCGACGAGCCATACATCGACCCGTGCTTGCATACGGAGTTTCCCTGCTGGAGTGTGGCTTGAACGAAACCCTCTGGAAGGCAAGCACATGCCCGTACCAGCGCGGGCCCCGACCGATCGAGCAAATCGACAACGGTGCGCTGTACTACCGGCAGTGTTTCTTCGGTCAAGAACACCAAAACTGGTTCGGAATGGACGAACAGCTCGGACCGATCGCGGTTTCGATCAAGAAGGAGAAGCTTCCACCAAGTGCAACGCCTGCGATTACGATCCACGGAGCGGATGTTTCACCGGCGACGGGCCAAACTCAGCAACACCTGTACCGGTTGATCGTGCGAACGTCGGAGTTGCTAACCCTGCGTGGATCCGTCATCGAAGACTCCATCCCGAACCCTCGCGGGCCGGGCAAACACATCAGTACCAAAGAAATTCTGGAGTATGTCGCGCCAGAAGTACAAATCAGCTGTCTCCGGCTCGGGGTCAACACGCCACAGTGCGAACAGCAGCTGCTGAAGCTAGACGAGCAAGGGCTGACTAACAAGTACAAGGTCGGTATCCTGTACTGTCGCGCTGGCCAATCCTCCGAGGAGGACATGTACAACAACGAAGAAGCCGGTCCTGCATTCAACGAATTCCTCGATACGATCGGCAAACGGGTCCGATTAAAGGGTTTCGAACACTACAAAGCAGGTTTGGATAACAAAACGGACTCCACCGGAACGCACTCCCTGTACGCCAACTACCAGGACTGCGAGATCATGTTCCACGTGTCGACAATGCTCCCCTTCACGCCCAACAATCGCCAGCAGCTGCTCCGAAAGCGTCACATCGGCAACGACATCGTGACGATCGTGTTCCAAGAACCGGGCGCCCTCCCATTCACTCCAAAGAACATCCGCAGCCAGTTCCAGCACGTGTTTCTCATCGTACGAGCGGTCAACCCGTGCACGGAACACACCCAGTACCGAGTCGCGGTGTCCCGCTCGAAGGAGGTTCCCGTGTTCGGACCACCGGTTCGTCCCGGTGCTCACTACGCCAAGGGCAAACACTTTGCCGATTTTCTGCTGTCGAAGGTGATCAACGCTGAGAACGCCGCGCACCGTTCGGAAAAGTTTGCCACGATGGCCACCCGGACGAGGCAGGAATATCTGAAGGATCTTACCAGCAACTACACCACAGCGACGCTGGTTGACACCGGCCAAAAGTTCTCGATCTTCCCGAGCAAAAAACGCGAACGTAGCAAACCGAGATTCTCCGGAGATTTGACCCAACGGGGTGCGTTCTGCTGGCAGGTCGTCCTACATGACAGTGGGCAATCGACGCAGGTCGACTGCTTCCTGGGCATTTCCGCGGAAACGTTTGTCCTGATCGAGGAATGCTCGCGGCAGATCATCTTCGTGACGCCGTGCAAGGCGATTCTGGGCTGGTCAACCAGCCAGAATTCGCTGCGAGTGTATCATCATCAGGGGGAATGCGTAACGCTGAATATGCGAGACTCTGGAGATCGGGACGAGCAGCTGGAGGTGATTGAACGGCTTCGTGCCGTTACGAACGGGTGTGGTGCGTTGGAGCTCAGCTTGAGAAGGAATCCGATGGGTCAGCTTGGGTTTCACGTGCAACCGGATGGCGTTGTGACGCAGGTTGAGATATCTGGACAGGCGTGGACTGCTGGTTTGAGGCAGGGATATCGATTGGTGGAGATTTGCAAGGTTGCTGTTGCGACTTTATCGCACGATCAGATGGTGGATCTGCTGAAGACCTCCGCGCAGGTAACGGTCACGGTGATTGAGTCGTTCGCGGACTTTAGTCCTCGTCGTGGATGTTCTCTGCAGAACTGTCGCTTCAACTCGATGAATTACGAAAACGACTACGACACGGTTCCGGATCGAGCGGACAAAAATGGCAAGAAGCATCTACCCAGTGCGCAGCTTCAGTCGGCGAACCACCGAAGAAGGTACGAACGGAATTTCTCACCTCCGAGGTCGAGCAATAGCTCGGGTTACGGAACGGGCAGTAGCAGTCGATCTTTTACCGCACTGAATGGTGGACAAAATGGAGCTGCTCCACCGAACGACCACCGATACGTGCCAGATATGGGCACGCTAACCAGCTCATCCAGTGGTCACTCTTCCAACGACGAACGATGGTACGACGTGCTAGATCCGCCCCAAGACACTCCCGCCCCTTCAATGCCTCCAACCCAAGAACCTCCCAGCTATCATCACCCAAAGCTAACCGCCTCCAGCAATTCCTTGCCCCTCGCCGGCGGAACTCCTCGCCCACTTTCGCTGCACACCGACCCACGCAACCTACCGAACGGAAGCAATGCCAACGCAAACGCCAACATAGCCCTGCTCAAGCGACTCATCATCAGTGAGAACAACGGCCACGAAAACGGCTCCGGCGAACCGCTGTACAGCAGTTCTATGAAGAACCTGGCGAACCACCACCAGCTCAGCGCCACCGAAGAAGAGGACCTGTCGCGGCACAACTCTCCCCAGCTCAAGCGATCGGCCACGACGACAAACATTTACGGAATCAACGGCAGAAAGCCAGCGGCGTTGACGGGAGGTGCGTTGAGTTCGAGCAGTACGAATAGCTCACGGAACAACAGTCCCCGGCCCAACGCTGGCGTTAGCGACGCAAAGCTTCGTTCGAAGAATCCGGTTCCTCAGCGAAATAGCGTGAATTACACCGGGAGTTCGCTCCAGGAAGACTTGATGAAGCTGATCAATCCGGATTACATTGCGGCCGCCAGTGACGACAACTTCAACGGGGGCTCGCTCGAAAAGATGCAAAAGGGCAACCCGAACAGTCACAGTCTGGGGAACATCTCGTCTCTGACGGCCGCGAGCGGTCTCAAACCTATCCAGCAGCTAACACAAAAGTCACGCTCTCGTGAAGGCATCAACCTGGGCTCGTCGAACAATCTGAAGGTGGCGAAGCAGAACGGAAACGGTGGCGGTTCGGAGCAGGAGTCGGATGTGATCTTCACGACGGCTCGACCCGCCACGGTGATTTCGTCCACGACAAGCAACTGCTCCAGCCCGGCCAGCGAGTTGAACAACAATAGCTCTTCGAGCAACAAACTGCACATCAACGAGGACCATCTGAAGATGTCGCCGAGCAGGAAGCAGCAGATGATGGTGGCCGCCGCGGCTGCTGGGGGAATTTTGAAGAATAGCTTGAATGGGGCTGGCGGATCTGGTGGGAAGATACCCCTGCCCGACATGAAGGAGATGGACTGGAGCAGTCTGGTCGACACGGCTACCAAAGCAATGACGCAG ctCACCGAGTCCGCCTCCAAGTCCCACCCGCAGGGCAACGTGTACTACGACGACATCAACCAAGTGCTGAACGGAGTAgttcaacaacagcagcagcaacaacaacagcaaaattCGTTGCAAATCCCACCGCTTCAGAATGGTTCCGGAACGCCGGTCTTCTCCGAGCTCTCCTCCACCCCAAGCTCGGTCTCGCCGGTCTCGACTGGAAGTGGAAGCACCGCCAGCAACAGCAACCAGCAGCAGTCCATGATGCAGAACAGTCACAGCTTGCCGGAGCTGCAATGCCAGGTGACCCAGCTTTCGGATCGGGTTCTGCGAGAGCAACGCCGCCGACGATCACTCGAGCATGCCGTCCGTCGGCTGACCGAGGAGAACCGCCGGCTGCAGGACGAAAGCCAGGCTGCGGTTCAACAGCTGCGCCGCTTTACCGAGTGGTTCTTCCAGACCATCGACCGGCAGTCTTAA